The nucleotide window TGCACTGGCCACCGCCCTTTCGCTCTCACTcgccccccccaccacacacacacacacacacacacacacatggaaACGCGTGGGATCTCAGGAATGCATCGACAGCCTGGAAACACTACATCACAAGGACATAGGAGGGCAGTGGTATGACAACTCCATGAGTGGAGCGCACATGCAACACGGAGGTCCCGCTTGACCCCGCAGACAGCGGCCCACCCAGGCTAGCAGGGGCAGGACTTCCCATCACCGTGCGCACACCAGAGAAATTGTCCGTCCGCACCTCCAACGCCGCAACTGCTGGGCTCCCGCTCTGGATGAGCATGCTAGTGACAATACCATCACGAGCTACGTCTCCGGCATTAGCGTTCAAGAGAGCCATGAGCAACGATGTTGGGTATGCACTGACAATAGTGTCGCTGACGCGCAAGATTCCCTTTTCTATATCCTTGGTCGGGCGACACAAACTCGGCACGGTGTGGCTCAGTCGACTGTCGACGGTGCTACAacaccccgcagccgctgcagtggTGACTACGGGGATGCACGGAGAAGAGTTTCCTTCATCTGAGGTGGAAAACGGTGGGCAGCGGTTTGCCTGTATGACCGGGAGCTGCAGCGAATCAGAAGTGCCCTCCTCAGTGCTGTCGAAGGGGCCGGCAGTGAAAAACTGAGGCTCAGTTCGCACCGATCCCAGTGGTGCGGCGAAGGCAGCAGTGGCTGTGTCAACGTGCGGCCGCATCTTGAGCAGGGCCTCAGTCCAGTGAACAGGTTGAAAGACATAGGCTTCGACTTTGTTGCGCAGAAGCGGTCGACCCAGCATCCCGCACCCATCTATGCGCGCGGTCGCCGTGACCACATCAGTCTGATTCACGCCACGCGTCAGTGGGGTTCCGCACGAAAGCCACACGCCAGGGTTCGTCGTCTCCAGTAGCGTCCACGAGACACAGCAATAGACACGCACTACCCTAACGCTTAAGCCTGCCACCTCGAACTCATGGTACTGGTCACTGTGCTTGGTTGCTTCGGCGAAGGCTGCACCGTTGTCACGGTCCTTGTCGCCGGTTAGGACACGAGGATTCGGATCGGCTTGCAGACGTGGTACTCGCAAGGGGTAGTAGGTGCTCTCCGTAGAGGCGTAGGGCGCCCGTAACGTCGCGTAGGCCTTCGCGTCTAGCTGTCGGCGACCCTTCGTGGTCGCTGTGGTGTGGTCGTGCGCCCCAGATGCCTCCTGCCCTTCTCTGTGAATCAGTGGAACCGAGGTGGGACGGTTGATACGCTTCGTGTGTCCCACACCCAACTGACCACACGTGTTGTCCCCAAAGGCGTAAAGTAACCCATTGCGAAGCAGCACAAAGCTATGGGCATCTGCGGCAGCCACCTGCGCCATATGCATCCCAAACAGCAGTGGAATAGCGCGAAAGGTGGGCTGCACAAGCACCGGACGCAATCCACCAAGCTGCCCATGCTCGCCTGTGCcacacgcgtacacgcaGCGACCAGATTgggtgagcagcagcgtgtggTGGGCCCCGCACGCAACCTGTGCAATGCATCGGTCAGCTGGAAGCGGGACGCGCCGCCACGAAGCACCCACGACGCCAGCCGACGTGCCCTTTGCAGTCGCAGCCGGTGATCGGGTGCAGGAAGCGAGGGATAACGGTAGGGGCGCCAAGTCGATAGCCACTCGGCAATTCACCATACTTCCCAGCGACGCATCTTTGTCCTCGCTGCTACAGCGATTGCCGTGCGCGCTGTCCCCCAGCGCATCCTCTCCGAATCTGTCAATCCGCCTGGGTGCGCTCAGCACTGGTGCCCTCACGCCGTCAATGTTCTGCTTCTCAACAGGGCCGTCAGAGGCATCGTCGGACGACCACACAGAGCCGTCCCCAAGCTGCCCGTACGTGTTGTCGTAGCCACAGCTGTAAGCAGCGCCGGAGGCAGTGCAGTACACAATATGCGACGCCCCCGCTGCAACATCAACAACAACCTCACCGCCACTCTCCAGCACAGAGACGTGTGCGCCGCTGGCAGCTCCGTTGGCAGCAGGATTTGAGAGAAGTAGCAGCACGCCATCACTACGGAGCAAGGCGGAGTAGACCGTTTTGCAGGACACTACCTTCTTAATCGTGCACGGTGGCATCACCGGGGCTGCGGGTGAGGATGATACCTCCAAGAACGGACGCAAAGCATCCGCAACGGACTTGGCAAAGCCGGCAAGCGAGCGCAGGGTCGCCTCCGTCGGCGCGGCAGCCACTGTCGGTAGAACGGAGAACATGACCCAAGCAGCGTGTCTTGTGATTCAAGTGCCGAATAAAAGAGAACAATCCACAACAAACGTGCGTGGGGGAAGGAAGCAACGAGTAGCAGGCTCTTGTGGGCAATCGCTCTTCCCTACCTCCACAACACGCCTATCGGTTCGTCGCACCTTTCGTATGAGAGCTTGTCGGAcatgcgtacgtgtgtgcatTCGGGGGTgtaaaagagggagaagcaagACAACACGGATCTGATggagtgaagaagagggagacaagGTCGCTCAAGGCGACAAGCAGCCCTGCAACAACCAACGCGCGCTGGAGGTGTGGAAGCAAATGGCCAGTGTGCTGGTAGCAATATGTACACTTCgcaggaagaaaaaaaaggaaagctTGGCCCTGAGGACTCGAAAATGGTGCACCTGCGAAGCCAATGTTGTCCACTATATAACAACAGAAGAGCCCGGTCCACGGACCCTCAGCTGCTGGCCAGCGTTATTTCGCCAACCTCCGTGCTTGAAGGGCAGTGACGTGCATATTTTGAACTCTCCGTTTCCACGGTAGACAATCACAGCAGGTCTGTAACGAGAAGGTTTATTCTTTCGTTGTTTGCTCGTTTCAGGTACCCCTCACGACCTCCGCCAACGGCTGATGGCCAATGTGCGGTGAGGACTCCCATCGCTATGCACACTGCAAAGCGCTgtgtaagagagagagagaaaaggtgGGTATCGGTGTGTACTATTTCTTCTGTGCTCATTAAAATCTGACGAAATCGATagagtgaagagggaaagTTGTGGCCTCTCCTCACTGCTCCtctgagggggggggggctcctGGGTACGCTTTCACGCACATATAGGATGGACAGAGGCAGATGAAGGCCGAACAGACGCACACATATCGCCCCACTCCAGAGgatgcgcacatgcacagagagagggaaagtgaGATGTCTAGAGAAGGGCAACCTCCATTAGAGGGcacaaagggaaaaagagggtgTGCGGCGAGTTCATGAcagcacacatacacacacacacagccaccCACGCGCCCATCCTGAATCACAAACACCACCGAACCGGGTCGCCTTCCCACgcaaggagggaggaggatcAGCACTCATCCGCAGCTGTCACCTCCAGGAAACAGAATAAGAGCGACGTCGCCCCTTGTCCAtaggcagcgctgccccaGTCACGAGACAACAAATGCGGCAGTCCATCATGAGTACCCACCGTCGCGTACGGTCAACCCTCAAGTACCCTCAACTTGACGTCACTACATATCATCGCTATCCTCCCccttgcccccccccgccaGATTCGCCTCactgcacagagagaggcgcacacgcgcgttaGCG belongs to Leishmania braziliensis MHOM/BR/75/M2904 complete genome, chromosome 36 and includes:
- a CDS encoding cyclin-e binding protein 1-like protein yields the protein MFSVLPTVAAAPTEATLRSLAGFAKSVADALRPFLEVSSSPAAPVMPPCTIKKVVSCKTVYSALLRSDGVLLLLSNPAANGAASGAHVSVLESGGEVVVDVAAGASHIVYCTASGAAYSCGYDNTYGQLGDGSVWSSDDASDGPVEKQNIDGVRAPVLSAPRRIDRFGEDALGDSAHGNRCSSEDKDASLGSMVNCRVAIDLAPLPLSLASCTRSPAATAKGTSAGVVGASWRRVPLPADRCIAQVACGAHHTLLLTQSGRCVYACGTGEHGQLGGLRPVLVQPTFRAIPLLFGMHMAQVAAADAHSFVLLRNGLLYAFGDNTCGQLGVGHTKRINRPTSVPLIHREGQEASGAHDHTTATTKGRRQLDAKAYATLRAPYASTESTYYPLRVPRLQADPNPRVLTGDKDRDNGAAFAEATKHSDQYHEFEVAGLSVRVVRVYCCVSWTLLETTNPGVWLSCGTPLTRGVNQTDVVTATARIDGCGMLGRPLLRNKVEAYVFQPVHWTEALLKMRPHVDTATAAFAAPLGSVRTEPQFFTAGPFDSTEEGTSDSLQLPVIQANRCPPFSTSDEGNSSPCIPVVTTAAAAGCCSTVDSRLSHTVPSLCRPTKDIEKGILRVSDTIVSAYPTSLLMALLNANAGDVARDGIVTSMLIQSGSPAVAALEVRTDNFSGVRTVMGSPAPASLGGPLSAGSSGTSVLHVRSTHGVVIPLPSYVLVM